From a single Apium graveolens cultivar Ventura chromosome 2, ASM990537v1, whole genome shotgun sequence genomic region:
- the LOC141685344 gene encoding uncharacterized protein LOC141685344 has translation MVEQVARRRLNEGSSSSDADVEAQRVHKIIRWMLTVLEEILDEFIGLPDLIKAQSWLREIEKVFELAEVKDDKKAQYTSYYLKDEASYWWESSKALLEGKVITWEKFTEMFLEKYFPIYMQDQLEMKFLNLRQEDMTVAEYEVKFLELARFAPEYVNTEVNKAKRFQQGLKPGIRSQVALFEIRNYAALVQKAMIVEGEIEATKRESEGNKRKFEESEHDQGSSKFGGKFGKNARNQNQKLQKFKPGNGNQKNCFQKTGQLVNDNRPHMLRIDGPPPPSAPAAHPRARTFNITMKDAVQNADVVACTLVINSVEVKVLMESGATRSFIAESVIDKLKCIVYPLKPNLIIEVANQERVTVNKGCEAYLAHVKDIEAKSLRIEDISVVKDFTDVFPDELPGLPPDREIEFIIDLAPGTEPVWKAPYRMAPVEMKELAMQLKELLNKGVIHPSVSMWGASVLFVKKKYIKG, from the exons AGTTTATAGGATTGCCAGATCTGATTAAAGCTCAATCTTGGTTGAGAGAAATAGAGAAGGtttttgagttagcagaagttaaggatgataagaagGCGCAGTACACGAGTTATTATCTTAAGGATGAGGCTAGTTATTGGTGGGAATCTTCTAAGGCGTTGCTTGAAGGAAAAGTTATAACCTGGGAGAAGTTTACGGAGatgtttttagagaagtattttccaatTTATATGCAAGACCAGCTGGAAATGAAGTTTCTGAATCTTAGACAGGAAGACATGACCGTGgcggaatatgaagtgaagtttttgGAGTTAGCAAGGTTTGCGCCCGAGTATGTGAATACCGAAGTGAATAAGGccaaaagattccagcaaggatTGAAACCAGGGATTCGAAGTCAGGTGGCTCTTTTTGAAATAAGGAATTATGCCGCGTTAGTTCAGAAAGCGATGATTGTAGAAGGAGAAATAGAAGCAACTAAGAGAGAAAgtgaaggaaataaaagaaagTTTGAAGAATCTGAACATGATCAAGGAAGTTCTAAGTTTGGAGGAAAGTTTGGGAAGAATGCTAGAAATCAAAACCAGAAACTTCAGAAGTTTAAGCCCGGGAACGGAAATCAAAAGAATTGTTTCCAGAAGACGGGACAACTAGTGAATGATAATAGACCCCACATGCTTAGGATTGATGGACCACCACCCCCATCAGCACCAGCAGCCCATCCAAGGGCAAGAACATTCAACATAACTATGAAAGATGCAGTGCAAAATGCGGATGTGGTAGCATGTACGCTTGTAATAAATTCAGTAGAAGTCAAAGTGTTAATGGAatctggagctactagatcttttattgcTGAAAGTGTTATTGATAAATTAAAGTGCATTGTGTACCCTCTCAAGCCCAATTTAATTATAGAAGTAGCGAATCAAGAAAGAGTCACTGTCAATAAG GGATGCGAagcgtatttggctcatgtaaAGGATATAGAGGCGAAATCCTTAAGAATTGAGGATATTTCAGTAGTTAAAGATTTTACCGACGTGTTTCCGGATGAATTACCTGGATTACCTCCAGATCGAGAGATCGAATTCATAATTGATTTggctccaggaacggaaccagtttgGAAAGCTCCCTACCGAATGGCGCctgtcgagatgaaggaattagcgaTGCAATTGAAAGAATTGTTAAACAAAGGAGTAATTCACCCGAGTGTATCCATGTGGGGTGCATCAGtgctattcgtaaagaagaaataC ATAAAAGGCTAA